The genomic window GCGGATCGCGCGGGACAGCATATCGAGTACAAGGGCGAGCGGCGCTACATGAAGTCGCCGCTCGAATATCTCGTCGAACGGCTGGGCGATTCGCCGCTCGGCGACATCTATTCGCTCGAAGGCGTGATCTACGACGATGACGAAGGCTCACCGAAAGATCGCGAGAAGCTCGCCGGATACGGCTTTCGCTACGAGCCGGGCGGACAGTGGATTCATCCGCCCGAACTCACGGTGCACGGCGTGCCTGTCACGAGTCTGCTGCATGCAGTGCCATCTTCGTATCGACGGCTGCCGATAGATGCCGTCGCCGAACGTGCCGCGCAGAAGAGCGCGTTCGAGCGCCGCTTGCTCGACAAGCTGCATGCGCTCGATGCCGACTTCGTTGTGCTCGATGGCCTGCTTGTGATTCTCGATGAACTGGTGCGGCCGGGCGCTGCGTTCGACCGGCGCATCGCGAACATTCATCCGGGCGTGACGCGGCTGGGCTCGCCGTTCGAACGGCGCGGCGCGTATGCGACGCTCGATGCGTTGTATGGCGCGCGAGGCCAGCGCGTCGCCGACTGGACCACGATGCGCATGGAGCCTGCGCCGCTCATCGACAGGACTGGCGCTTCGTTTCATTACGTCGATAACGGGATCGATTCCGGAGAGGTCATCTTCGATGTGCTCGGCACGAGCATCGATCCCGCCGACACCATTCTCGAGCTGCGCTGGAACAACTTTCAGCGCAGCTTGTTTCCCGCGCTCGAAGGGGGACTTCTGGCCATGGCCGAAAGTTTTGCGAAGGAAGCGATCTAGTCGTTCCCTTCACCCGCGAGACACGTCAAAGACATGCCGGAGACTCACCGATGAACATTCGTTTCGATCCCGAGGTCGCGGCCAGCGCCGCGCATCAACCCGACCGTGCTTTGCCTGCGTGGCATGCCGGCATGAAGCCCGACGCGCTGCTCGATGCGTTATGCGATGTCTACTGCAACGAACCCGAGCGACGCACGGCGACGCTTGCATTGCCACATGCGCCGGACGATCTGCATCGCGCGCAAGCGTTCGCGGCTCAGGCGCAGCACGAAAATCTGATCGATGAAGTCGCGCATCGCGATGGTCATTTGCTTTTGACGACATCGCGCAAGACGTTCTGGCAAAGCGCGCGGCCGTGGCTCAAAGCGCCCGCATCGAGCGAGACGTTGTTGAGCTTCGCGCAGACCAATGGCGTCACGCATCCGGTCAGACCGAAGAACGTGAAAGGCACGATCTACGAGCGCCATTTCCCGCAGATCGACATGACGTTCAGCCTGCGCACGGCCGACCCCGACGCCGACTCGCAAGTCTTCAGCGACTGGATGAACCTCGATCGTGTCGCGCACTTCTGGGAGCAACGGGGCACGCGCGCCGAGCATGCAGCCTATCTCGCGGAACGTCGCGAAGACCCGCACATGCATCCGATGATCGGCTATTTCGACGACAAGCCCTTCGGCTACTTCGAGTTCTACTGGGCGAAGGAAGACCGTCTCGGTCCGTTCTACGATGCGGGCGACTTCGATCGCGGCCTGCATCTGCTGATCGGCGATGCGCAGTTTCAGAGCGCGGGCAAGTTGCGCGCGTGGTGGAGCGGCGTGCTGCACTACATGTTCATCGACGATCCGCGCACGGAACGGCTCGTCGGCGAACCGCGCGTCGATCATGTGCGGCACATTGCCTACATGCATCGCATGGGCTTCTACACGCTCAAGGAATTCGACTTCCCGCACAAGCGCGCCGCGCTCACGGTCATGGAGCGCGAGAAGTTCTTCAACGACTTCCGCTTCTGAGCGCCGAAGGAGAAGGAAAGCAGGGCGGCTCTTATACTGGCGGCACCGCCCACAACCTTCCCTTCGTCACATGGCCCTCATCAACTACATCACGCAGATTCAATTCGACTTCGGCGCAGTGCGCCTGCTTGCAAGCGAATGTGAACGCATCGGCATTCGCCGTCCGCTGATCGTCACCGATGCCGGCATTCGCGCGGCCGGTCTCGTCGATACCGTGCTCGACGCGCTCGGCTCGTCCGCGCCGGTGCCCGTGTTCGACGCGACCCCGCCGAATCCGAACGAAGCCGCCGTGCGCGCCGCCGTCGCCATGTTCAAGGAGAACGCGTGCGACGGCGTGATCGCGGTGGGCGGCGGTTCGTCGATCGATCTCGCGAAAGGCGTCGCCGTCTGCGCGACTCACGATGGCCCGTTGCAAAGCTTCGCGGTGATCGAGGGCGGCTTGGCGCGTATCACGGCGAAGACCGCGCCTGTGATCGCGATTCCGACGACCGCGGGCACCGGCAGCGAAGTCGGCCGCGGTGCGATCCTGATTCTCGACGATGGCCGCAAGGTCGGCGTAATTTCTCCGCATGTCGTGCCGAAGGTCGCGATCTGCGATCCGGAACTCACGCTCGGCCTGCCGCCGATGCTCACCGCCGCGACCGGCATGGACGCCATCGCGCACTGTCTCGAAACCTTCATGGCGCCGGCGTTCAATCCGCCCGCCGACGGCATCGCGCTCGACGGCCTGTGGCGTGCGTGGCGTCACATCGAAGGCGCGACGCGCGACGGCTCCGACCGCGTCGCGCGCCTGAACATGATGAGCGCGTCGATGCAGGGCGCGCTCGCGTTCCAGAAGGGCCTCGGTTGCGTGCACAGCCTGAGCCACTCGCTGGGCGGCATCAATCCGAAGCTGCATCACGGCACGCTCAACGCCATCTTTTTGCCTGCGGTGATCGCATTCAACGCCAGCGCGCCTTCGATGCAGCAGGAGGACAAACTCGGACGTCTCGCGCAGGCGATGGGCCTGGAATCCGGCGATGACGTCGGCCTCGCCGTGCGCGCGATGACCGCGACGCTGGGCTTGCCGCGTGGTCTCGCGGAACTCGGCGTGACGCGCGAGCTGTTTCCGCGCATCGTCGCGGGAGCGCTTAAGGATCACAGTCATAAGACGAATCCGCGCGAGGCGTCGAGCGCGGACTACGAGGCGATGCTGGAGGCGTCCATGTAAATCCGTTCCGAATCGGGGCCGGAGCGCAACGCCAGTAACGGCAGGCGATTTGCGGCATTGCAACACGAAACTAGGGGAAAACCCTTAAGTCTGTTACAATGCCGCAAAGTTTGAGGATTAGATCATGCGTCGCCGTTACGAAGTCATCGAAAAAGTCGCCTTTGCCCTGCTCACGCTGTCCGCCGTTGTGGACGCGAGCTACATCACCTGGGAAAAGCACCCCAATTTCCGCGAAAACGTCACGGAAATGGTGCGCATGAGTTCGGAACTGTCGCTGGCTAATCCGGGTATGGGCGAACCCACGCCGCTCGTTCCGATGGCGTTCAACTAAGCATAGAGTCTCAAGCGCGGACACTTCGCCGCGCGCTTTCCTTCCGGGCGCATAAAGGTTATTCGGCCCGACGCCGCACGGCGCGCGCAGGCTGCTTTATGCTGGCGGCTTCCCAAGCCGCCGTTGCCCAGCATGTCTTCCGCTCTCCATTCCGACGCCGCTCTCGGCTATCAGATCCGCAGCTTCGCCCGCGCGATCGGCCAGATCGTGCTCCAGCGCAACGCCGCCACCGGCGCGCTGCTGTTTCTCGCCGTGCTCGCGGCAAGCCCGCGTCTCGCGTGCGGTTTGCTGATCGGCACGCTGACGGGCAATGTCATCAGCGTCATCCTCGACGATGCCGACGCCCCCGCCTTCCGCGACGACCTCTACGGCTTCAACGGCGCGCTTGCCGCGCTCGCGGCGTTCGCGTTCATCGGCGATACATCGCAGGCTGCCGCTGTCGCGATCGTCGCGGCGATGGGCGCGACCTTCCTCGCCCACAAACTCATGCGCGTGCTCGCGCGCCATGCATTGCCGACGTTTTCCAGCCCGGCGATCATCGTGACCTGGTGCTGGCTGCCGCTGTTCGCCGATCGCGGCGACACGGGCGCGATTCCGCCGGTCGCCGCCGGCATCGTGGCGATGCTGCAGGCCGCGTTCGCGGGCCTCGCGCCGATCACCTTCGCGACCGGCGCGCTCGCGGGCGGGCTGATTGCGCTCGGCTTGTTCGCGTCGCGGCCATCGCAGGCGGGCTGGGCGCTCGCCGGCAGCGCGCTCGGCGCGACCTTGCACGGTCTGGGCGGCGCGAGCGATGTCGTCGTGCTCTCGGGCGCGTGCGGTTTCAACGCGGCGCTTGCCGCGCTGGCGTGCGCGCCGCTCGGCAGGCGTTATGCGCTGGCTGGCATCGTCGCGGCCGTTTTGATCGAACGCTTGATGGATTGTCTGGGCATTGCCGCGCTGACCGCGCCCTTCGTGCTGGCCTCGTGGGCGATGATCGTCGTCCGGCGGCGCATGTCGGGCGCATCGGGCGCATCGAAACAAGGAGAATCGCATGTCGTTCACCCACACGCCTGAGCGCCGGATCGCGGAGAGCGGGCCGCGCTCGGCGGCCGAGCAGGCCACGCGCGTCGATCTTGCCGCGGCCTATCGCCTGGTCGCGCTCAACGGCTGGGACGATGTCGTGTACACGCACATTTCCGCGAGCGTGCCGGACGAGCCGGGGCGCTTTCTGATCAATCCGTTCGGGCTTTCGTTCGATGAAGTCACGGCGTCGAATCTCGTGAAGATCGACATCGACGGCAATGTGATCGGCGAGAGCGCGCATCCGGTCAACGCAACCGGCTTCGCCTTGCATGCGGCGGTGCACGCCGCACGTGACGATGCCGCGTGCGTGATGCATCTGCATGTACGCGAGGCGATCGCCGTATCGGCGCAGCCGCACGGTTTGCTGCCCGGCTCGCAGCACGCGATGCGCTTTCACGGCCATCTCGCGTATCACGATTACGAAGGCCTCGCGTTCTCACGCGCGGAAGGCGAGCGGCTGGTGCACAGCCTCGGCGCGCATCGCGCGATGCTCTTGCGCAACCACGGTCCGCTCACGCTCGGGCGCACGATCGCCGAGGCTTACGTGCTGATGGATATGCTCGTCAAGGCATGCGATATTCAGCTTCGCGCGCTCGCGGGCGTGAGCAAGATGATCGTGCCGACGCCGGACGTCGTCACGCGCACTGCGGCGCAATTGCACGATGACGACGCTGTTGAAGGCGCGCTCGAATGGCCTGCGCTGTTGCGCAAGCTCGATCGCATCGATGCGTCTTATCGCGACTGAACGCGCGACTAAATTCAACTCGACAGGAGATCAACGGCATGCCGACATTCAACATTCAGCTTTTCGAAGGCCGCACGGCGGAGGAGAAGCGCAAGTTCGTCGAGGCGATCACGCGCACGACGTGCGAGACGCTCGGCTGCGAGCCGGGCTCGGTGGACATCATCCTGACGGATGTGAAGCGCGAGAACTGGGCGACCGCGGGCAAGCTCTGGTCGGAGCAGTGAAGCGCGCGCACATACGGCGCCATGCCGTATGTGCGCGAACGCGTTACATCGATTCCTTCACGGCGAGACGGAACTTGTGCAGCAAGGGTTCCGTATAGCCGCTCGGCTGCGTGAGGCCTTCGAACACAAGCGCACACGCGGCCTTGAACGCGAACGAGCTGTCGAACGCGGGCGCCATCGGCGTATAGGTCGGATCGGCTTCGTTCTGCTTGTCGACGACGGCGGCCATGCGCTCCAGCGTCTTGCGAACCTGCTCTTCCTTCACGATACCGTGACGCATCCAGTTCGCGATGTGCTGGCTCGAAATGCGCAGCGTGGCGCGATCTTCCATCAGGCCGACATCGTGAATGTCCGGCACCTTCGAGCAGCCGACGCCCTGATCGACCCAGCGCACGACATAACCAAGAATGCCCTGCGCGTTGTTCTCGATTTCGTTTTTGATGTCCTCTTCCGACCAGCTCGGTTTATCCACGACGGGAATCGTCAGCAGGCCGTCGAGCAATTCGTTCTTCTGGCTTTCGTAATCGATGCTTTCGAGTTCCTGCTGAACCTGCTGCACATCGACCATGTGATAGTGCAGCGCGTGCAACGTGGCCGCCGTGGGCGAGGGCACCCATGCCGTGTTCGCGCCGGCCTTCGGATGCGCGATCTTCTGTTCGAGCATGGCGTGCATGAGATCGGGCATGGCCCACATGCCCTTGCCGATCTGCGCGCGCCCGCGCAAGCCGGTGTTCAGACCGACGAGCACGTTATTGCGCTCATACGAGCTGATCCACTTCGACGACTTCATGTCGCCCTTGCGCATCATCGGGCCGGCTTCCATCGACGAATGCATTTCGTCGCCGGTGCGATCGAGGAAACCCGTGTTGATGAACGCGACGCGCGGTCCCGCCGCCGCGATGCACGCCTTCAGATTCACGCTCGTGCGGCGCTCCTCGTCCATGATGCCCATCTTGATCGTATGACGCGGCAGGCCGAGCAGGTCTTCGACGCGCGAGAAAAGCTCGTCCGCGAACGCGACTTCGGCGGGACCGTGCATCTTCGGCTTCACGATATAGATGGAACCCGTACGCGAGTTCATCTTGTTCTTGAGGTCGTGCATGGCGCCGAGCGTGGTCATGACTGCGTCGAGGATGCCTTCGGGAATCTCCTGGCCGTCGCGATCGAGCACGGCGGGATTCGTCATCAGATGGCCGACGTTGCGAATGAACAGGAGCGAACGTCCGTGCAGCTTGATGGTCGAGCCGCCGGGCGCGGTGTATTCGCGATCCGCGTTCATGCTGCGCGTGAAGCTCTTGCCGTTCTTGGTCACCTGTTCCGACAGATGACCTTGCATCAGACCGAGCCAGTTGCGATAGAGCTGCGTTTTGTCGGCGGCATCGACGGCTGCGACCGAGTCTTCGCAGTCGATGATCGTGCTCACCGCCGCTTCCATCAGCAGGTCCTTCACATGCGCGCCGTCCGTCTTGCCGATCGGATGGCTGGCGTCGATCTGGATCTCGAAGTGCAGGTCGTTGTGCTTGAGCAGAATGGCGGACGGCTCTTTCGCATCGCCTTGGTAGCCGGCGAATTGCTCGGCGTTCTCGAGGCCGCTCTTGCCGCCGTCTTTCAACGTGACGACGAGCTTGCCCTGTTCGACCGCGTATTTCGTGGCATCGGCGTGCGAGCCGTGTGCGAGCGGCGCGTTGTCGTCGAGGAAGGCGCGCGCGTAGGCGATCACTTTCGCGCCGCGCTTCGGATTGAATTCGGCGGTGCGGCCGGAGCCGTCTTTGTCGTCGATGGCGTCGGTGCCGTAGAGCGCGTCGTAGAGGCTGCCCCAGCGCGCGTTGGCGGCGTTCAGCGCATAGCGCAGATTGGAGAGCGGCACGACGAGTTGCGGCCCGGCCTGCTCGGCGATTTCGCGATCGACGTTGGCGGTGCTCGCCTGCACATGCGCGGGCGCGGGCACGATATAGCCGATCTCGTCCAGAAACTTGCGATAGGCACGCAGATCGCGCACCGGACCCGGATTGCTACGATGCCAGTTGTCGAGCTCCGACTGAAGACGGTCGCGCTCGGCCAGCAGCGCGCGGTTCTTCGGCGCGAGGTCGTGCACCAGCGCATCGAATCCCTTCCAGAAGGACGCACTGTCGACGCCCGTGCCGGGGATGGCTTCATCATCGACGAACTTCGCCAGACTCGCGTCGACCTGCAGGCCGTGTTGTTTGATCATGTCGTTCATGGGCACTCCGGCTGAGTTTGCTGCTATGCAAAGGGTTTTGGGGTGGGCTGGGCCCTATGGTAGCGCGTCTTGGGGGAGGAACGAAGTGGGGCAGAAATGCAAGCGGCGTGCCCGAAGGGCGGGGGAAGCGGCGGGCGGCAATCAGCGGGGAAGGCGACTTCGTTCAGCGCGGCGCGGTGTTTCCCTCGTCCAAGCTCGCAAGGAGCGTTTGAATCTGGCGGTAAAAGGCGGGAAGAATTTCGACGACCGTTTTCCAGACGATTTCGGGTTCGACCTGGTGATAGCCGTGCGCAAGGACGTTGCGCATTTCATAAGCGGAAGAGAAATCGACGTCCGAATGCGCTGCCGCAAAATCCGGAAAATACCTGCCAACGTTCTTGCTGGCTTCTCCGATGATTTCGAAGTTGCGGATGACCGCGTCTTGGGCCATTTCGTTATTCAGAAAGGCCAACTGATCCAGCCCTTCCGTGTAACGCAGGATGCGTTCAATCGCTGTACCGATGTGTCCGAGATAGTCGGCAAGAACCAGCGCGTCGCGACTCATACCGGAAGAGCTCCTCCGAGAATGGCATCGCGCCTGCGATCAGGAATCGCGCCCGAAGTGAGCACGTCCACAGGAACGCCGAGCAGCGCTCGAAGCTTGTGCCGGATGGCCCCCAGATCAAAGAGTGTTGTCTCCGGCGTTGGATCGATGAGCAAATCCAGATCACTGTCTTCCGTATCTTCTCCGCGAGCGACGGAACCGAAGACGCGCGCATTCACTGCGTGGTGCGCTTCGACGATGCGACGAATCTCGTCACGATGAGCTTCTAATGCGATCGAAGGTTTCATGGCTGTTTGAGTAGTCGGCCCGCTTTCGGTCAACGATTATTCTGTGTGCATTTGCTCAGAGGAAAAAGCACATGCAGTCTAGACTAGTATAGCGGCGCCGCCAAGGCCTCGGAGGCGCGCATTCAGTTGAGGATACGGTCATTCGTTTCGGTGTATCGAGCTGGTTTCGTAGAGGTCGCCGTCTCAACTTAAATAATTCGGAATGCGAAATAAAAATTAAGATCGATACTGGACTATCACGCAATTCTGAAGGTACGAACCGATAGCATTCAAACCCGGCTTCCGCGTCATACCGCGCACGAAAGACCGGGCCCAAACCCCGCAAATCAAGCCTTCAACAAATCCTCGATCATCACCGGCAGCTTCCTCACACGCACGCCCGTCGCGTGATAAACCGCCCCGGTGATTGCCGACGCGATGCCCGCGAGCCCGATCTCCGCAATGCCCCGCGCGCCGAGTTCGTTGAACACCGTATCGGGATAGTCGAGGAACGTGACGTCCATCTTCGGCGTATCGGCGTTGGTCGCGACCACGTAATCCGCGAGGCTGCTGTTCACCGGCGCGCCGCTCCGCTCGTCGTACACGGTATGCTCGAAGAGCGCCATGCCGACGCCCATCACCACCGCGCCCTCGATCTGATTACGTCCCGCGCGCGGATTCAGGATCTTGCCGGCATCGATCACGGTCACGACGCGGCTCACGCGCAGACGCGCCGTCGCGGGATCCCACGTCACTTCGGCGAAGTGCGCACCGTACGAGTGAATCGACCACTTCTTCTTCAGAGGATCGTCGAAGCCGCCTTTCGCGCTGCCGCTGCCCGACGCGGCATGCAGCTTCGCCGCTTCGAGAATGCGCGCAAACGGCACGCCGTTCTCCGGCCGCTCGTTCTTGCGATGCACATGGCCGCCGCTCATCGCGAGTTCTTCCGCGCGAGCGCCCGCGAAAGGCAAGCCCTCCGCCTTCACCGCGCGCGCGAGCAGCGTCTTGATGGCGCCGCGCACCGCATCCGATACCGCCGGAATCACCGACGCCGTCGCCGCCGATCCGCCCGATACGGGGCCGAGCGGCAACGCCGTATCGCCGAGTCCGACTTCGATCTTGTCGAGCGGAATACCGGTGTGCTCCGCGACGAGCTGCGCGAGGATCGTGTACGTGCCCGTGCCGATATCCTGCGTGCCGCACGCAACGCGCGCCGTGCCGTCGGCGCGCAGATCGACGGTCGCGTCCGCCGAAAAGCGCAGGCCCGGCCAGCTGCATGCGCCAACGCCCCAGCCGAGCGTGAGCCCGTCGCGCTTCATCGAGCCGACTTCCGGCGTGCGCTTGCTCCAGCCGAATTTCTCCGCGCCCGTCTTCAGGCATTCGACGAAGTGCCGCGACGAAAACGGCAAGCCGCTGCTTTCATCGACGCTCGGCTCATTGCGCAGCCGCAACTCGACCGGGTCCATCTTCAACGCGATGGCAAGCTCGTCCATCGCCGATTCGAGCGCGAACAGGCCGGGCACGGCGCCGGGTCCGCGCATCGACGTGGGCGAACCGACGTTACGCTTGACCGTGCCGCCCGTCACGCGAAGATTGGGCGTGCTGTACATCGAAGGCGTGGCTTCGCCGCAGTCTTCCGTGTAGTCGTCGCCGAGCGCGGCGTGATTCACGAAGTCGTGTTGTAGGGAAACGAGCTTGCCGTCCGGCGTCGCCGCGAGCCGCAGGCGTTGCTGTGTGGTCGGCCGATGCCCGACGTTCTGAAACATCATCTTGCGCGAAAGCACGAGCTTCACGGGCCGCTCGGTCTGCCGCGTCGCGGCGGCGGCGAGCAGCGAATGCGGCCACATCCACAGCTTGCCGCCGAAGCCGGAACCGAGATAGCGCGAGATCACGCGCACCTTGTCTTTCGGCAGGCCCATCATCTGCATCAGGCTGCCCTGATGATTGGCCACAGCCTGGCTCGTCTCGTAGAACGTGTAGCTCTCGCCATTCCAGTGCGCGATGGTCGCGTGCAGTTCGATAGGATTGTGCGTCTCGACGGGCGTCACATACGTCTCGTCGATCTTCACGGGCGCGCCGTCGAAGGCGCCGTCGGGGTCGCCGCGTTCGCTATGCACGTCGAGTTTCTGGTCGGACTCGAGCGTCGCGCTGACATCGTGCGGCGTCTTGTCGTAGCCGACCTTGATGGCGGCCGCCGCCGCACTCGCCGTCTCGAACGTATCGGCCACGACGAGCGCCACATACTGCCCGTAATAGCGCACGATGTCGTCTTCGAACGGCGGACGGTTTTCATCGACGAAGCCGGTATCGATCGAATTGCCGGCCAGGCGATAGAAGCGGCCGATATTGCCGCGATGCAGAATCAGCTGCACGCCGGGCATGGCTTGCGCGGCGGCGAATTCGAGCGACATGATCTTGCCGCTCGCGATAGTCGCGCCGACCGGCACGGCGTACAGCATGCCGGGCAGATCGACGTCGGAAGTGTAAGTCGCGCGGCCGCAGACCTTCAGCGGTCCGTCGATGCGCGACTGGGGCCGTCCAATGAAGGACTGCGTGATGTCGGGCGCAGTGGACATGTTCGGTTCCTCGGTCTCGGTCAGGAAGTTTGCGTGGCCGTCTTGAGCGTATGCACGATGCACCGCTTCGCCAGTTCGATCTTGAAGCCGTTCTCGCTTTGCGGCTTCGCATCGGCGAGTGCGGCATCGGCGGCGCGCCTGAAGGTGGCTTCGTCGGGGGCGGCGTCCTGCAATTCCTTTTCCGCCTCGCGCGAGCGCCACGGCTTCGTCCCGAGACCGCCGAGACCCACGCGCGCATGCGCGATGCGGCCGTCCTTCACCGCGATCACCACACCCGCAGACGCAAGCGCGAACTCGTACGACGCGCGGTCGCGCAGCTTGAGATACGCGGAACGCGCGCCCTCAACCGGCGGCGGCAGCGTGACGTGCGTGACGAGATCGCCCGCATCGAGCACGTTCTCGCGATCGGGCGTCGTGCCCGGCAGCAGGAAGAATTCGTCGATCGGAATCGCGCGCTTGCCGCCGGTGCCTTCGACGTGAATCGTCGCTTCCAGCGCCTGAAGCGCCACGCACATGTCGGACGGATTGCTCGCAATGCACGATTCGCTCGTGCCGAGAATCGCCATCATGCGGTTAAAGCCCTGAATCGCGGAGCAGCCGCTGCCCGGTTCGCGCTTGTTGCAGGGCGACGCCGTGTCGCGGAAATACACGCAACGCGTGCGCTGCAAGAGATTGCCGCCGGTCGTCGCCATATTGCGCAATTGCACGGATGCGCCCGCGAGCACCGCCTGCGACAGCACCGCGTAACGCTCGCGAATCAGCGGATGGTGCGCCAGATCCGAATTGCGCGAAGTCGCACCGATGCTCATGCCGCCGTCGGACGTCTCCTCGATTGCAGCGAGCGGCAGACGGCTGATGTCGATGACGCGCATCGGCCGCTCGACGTTGAGCTTCATCAGATCGAGCAGCGTCGTGCCGCCCGCGAGAAAGCGCACTTCGGCGCCCTGTTGCGCGGTATGGGCGAGCGCGCCCGCATTGATCGCGTCGCGCATGTCGCGCGCGCGGGAGAGTTGGAACATGTCCATGGCGCGCTCCTTATTTGGCCGACGGCTTGCTGGCGCGCACCGTCTGAATCGCCGTGACGATGTTCTGATACGCGCCGCAGCGGCAGAGATTGCCGCTCATCGCTTCGCGCACGTCTTCATCGCTGGTGCCGATGGGTTCATCGAGCAGCGCGACCGCCGACATCAACTGACCGGCCGTGCAGTAGCCGCACTGATAGCCGTCGCATTCGACGAACGCGGCCTGTAGCGGATGCATTGCTTCCACTTCGCCGATGCCTTCGATGGTCGTGACCGTGTCGCCATCGCATGCGGCGGCGAAGCAGAGGCACGAGTTCACGCGGCGGCCGTTCACATGGACGGTGCACGCGCCGCACTGGCCGTGATCGCAGCCTTTCTTCGTGCCGGTGAGATGCAGATGCTCGCGTAACGCATCGAGCAGCGTGGTGCGCGGATCGAGCGACAGCGTATGGCTGCGCCCGTTGACGGTGAGCGAAAACGACATGTTCGCGCCATCGACTGCGGGGGGCGTCGGCGCGAGCGATGCGGCGCGCCCGGTTTCGTTCGGTGTATCGGCGTGCGTGATTTTTGATTGGGGG from Caballeronia insecticola includes these protein-coding regions:
- a CDS encoding xanthine dehydrogenase family protein molybdopterin-binding subunit; its protein translation is MSTAPDITQSFIGRPQSRIDGPLKVCGRATYTSDVDLPGMLYAVPVGATIASGKIMSLEFAAAQAMPGVQLILHRGNIGRFYRLAGNSIDTGFVDENRPPFEDDIVRYYGQYVALVVADTFETASAAAAAIKVGYDKTPHDVSATLESDQKLDVHSERGDPDGAFDGAPVKIDETYVTPVETHNPIELHATIAHWNGESYTFYETSQAVANHQGSLMQMMGLPKDKVRVISRYLGSGFGGKLWMWPHSLLAAAATRQTERPVKLVLSRKMMFQNVGHRPTTQQRLRLAATPDGKLVSLQHDFVNHAALGDDYTEDCGEATPSMYSTPNLRVTGGTVKRNVGSPTSMRGPGAVPGLFALESAMDELAIALKMDPVELRLRNEPSVDESSGLPFSSRHFVECLKTGAEKFGWSKRTPEVGSMKRDGLTLGWGVGACSWPGLRFSADATVDLRADGTARVACGTQDIGTGTYTILAQLVAEHTGIPLDKIEVGLGDTALPLGPVSGGSAATASVIPAVSDAVRGAIKTLLARAVKAEGLPFAGARAEELAMSGGHVHRKNERPENGVPFARILEAAKLHAASGSGSAKGGFDDPLKKKWSIHSYGAHFAEVTWDPATARLRVSRVVTVIDAGKILNPRAGRNQIEGAVVMGVGMALFEHTVYDERSGAPVNSSLADYVVATNADTPKMDVTFLDYPDTVFNELGARGIAEIGLAGIASAITGAVYHATGVRVRKLPVMIEDLLKA
- a CDS encoding FAD binding domain-containing protein → MDMFQLSRARDMRDAINAGALAHTAQQGAEVRFLAGGTTLLDLMKLNVERPMRVIDISRLPLAAIEETSDGGMSIGATSRNSDLAHHPLIRERYAVLSQAVLAGASVQLRNMATTGGNLLQRTRCVYFRDTASPCNKREPGSGCSAIQGFNRMMAILGTSESCIASNPSDMCVALQALEATIHVEGTGGKRAIPIDEFFLLPGTTPDRENVLDAGDLVTHVTLPPPVEGARSAYLKLRDRASYEFALASAGVVIAVKDGRIAHARVGLGGLGTKPWRSREAEKELQDAAPDEATFRRAADAALADAKPQSENGFKIELAKRCIVHTLKTATQTS
- a CDS encoding (2Fe-2S)-binding protein, with the protein product MPQRPVPQSKITHADTPNETGRAASLAPTPPAVDGANMSFSLTVNGRSHTLSLDPRTTLLDALREHLHLTGTKKGCDHGQCGACTVHVNGRRVNSCLCFAAACDGDTVTTIEGIGEVEAMHPLQAAFVECDGYQCGYCTAGQLMSAVALLDEPIGTSDEDVREAMSGNLCRCGAYQNIVTAIQTVRASKPSAK